The Macrobrachium nipponense isolate FS-2020 chromosome 1, ASM1510439v2, whole genome shotgun sequence genome includes a window with the following:
- the LOC135218711 gene encoding uncharacterized protein K02A2.6-like yields MRTPHEASDVDLEDNIQLAVACATIAALEPDIIVLDEDCVRSAASNDPVYQLLLARVTAGDWPQQKSQEISCLRPFFSVRDRLAINQDLVTYSVDQGCICLVIPKDLRCQVAANLHAGHQGLDSMLRRARQSVYWPVIEGDLQHRRAQCTSCDEHAPSLPPEEMILTPPAEYPFQQVVADMFQTEGNVYMVYADRLTSWLEVVHFPCGATSNKINNHLRSYFSRWGAPEQILTDGGTNLASEEMVAFFRRWGVKVHLSSAQYPQSNGRAEAAVKSAKRLLRENTSKGGALESDKTGLAILQYLNTPLKEINMSPSQLATGRQLRDGVLTARRHLFVDRYWRRTIRQRETTSGKITGSYAHP; encoded by the coding sequence ATGCGAACACCCCACGAAGCTTCTGACGTGGATTTGGAGGACAACATTCAATtggcagtggcatgtgcaacTATTGCCGCCTTGGAACCGGACATCAtcgtgttggatgaagactgcgtcaggagcgccgcatctaacgacccagtgtatcagctcttgcttgcaaGGGTCACAGCAGGCGATTGGCCCCAACAGAAGTCACAAGAAATCTCCTGCCTTCGTCCCTTCTTCAGCGTTCGGGATAggctagccatcaaccaggatctggtgacatactcGGTGGACCAAGGATGCATATGTTTGGTTATCCCCAAAGATTTACGCTGTCAGGTAGCCGCTAACCTAcacgcaggacaccaaggcctcgactcTATGCTTAGGAGGGCCAGGCAGTCAGTCTACTGGCCGGTAATAGAAGGAGACCTTCAGCATCGCCGTGCCCAATGCACCTCCTGTGATGAACACGCCCCTtcactgcctcctgaagaaatgatacTCACGCCGCCAGCAGAATACCCCTTCCAGCAAGTCGTTGCAGATATGTTCCAAACAGAGGGCAATGTATACATGGTATACGCAGACAGACTAACCAGTTGGTTAGAAGTAGTTCACTTCCCCTGTGGTGCCACGTCCAACAAAATAAACAATCACCTTCGATCCTATTTTTCACGTTGGGGAGCCCCAGAGCAAATATTGACTGACGGAGGTACGAACTTGGCCAGCGAGGAGATGGTTgccttcttcaggagatggggagTCAAGGTCCATCTGTCATCAGCCCAGTATCCTCAGTCCaacggcagggcagaagcagctgtcaaatcggcAAAGAGGCTACTCCGAGAAAACACGTCAAAAGGTGGAGCCCTTGAGTCAGACAAGACGGGCCTGGCGATACTCCAGTATCTCAACACGCCTCTGAAGGAGATCAACATGTCGCCATCTCAGCTTGCAACGGGTCGCCAGCTGCGTGACGGGGTACTGACGGCTAGGAGACACCTGTTTGTAGACAGGTATTGGAGACGGACTATACGTCAAAGGGAAACTACAAGTGGCAAAATCACAGGAAGCTATGCGCACCCTTGA